The genomic stretch ATGAGTGGTTTGTAAGTGGAGAAAAAAGCAACATCGCTCTGAATATCATGATTTGTTACGTTTTTATTCTTTGTAGTGAGGAGAGAATAGGAATGCGATTTATCACTGTAGAAAAGCATGCTATTCTTGTGCGCTAAAATTTTCTGAGACTATGAATTTAGACGGAGCAAATCATGGCTAGCCGTGGAGTTAACAAAGTTATATTAGTGGGTAACCTAGGTAATGACCCAGAAATTCGTTACATGCCTAATGGCGGCGCGGTAGCGAACATTACCATTGCAACGTCAGAGTCATGGCGTGATAAAGCAACTGGCGAACAGCGTGAAAAAACAGAATGGCACCGTGTTGCTCTGTTTGGCAAGTTAGCTGAAGTTGCTGGTGAGTACCTACGTAAAGGTTCTCAAGTTTACATTGAAGGTCAACTTCAAACTCGTAAATGGCAAGATCAAAGCGGTCAAGATCGCTACACAACTGAAGTGGTTGTTCAAGGCTTCAACGGTGTAATGCAAATGCTTGGCGGCCGTGCTCAAGGCGGTGCTCCTGCTCAAGGTGGTATGGGTAACAACCAACAGCAAGGCGGTTGGGGTCAACCACAACAGCCACAACAACAGCAACAATACAGTGCTCCTGCTCAACAGCAGAAAGCACCTCAACAACAAGCTCCTCAGCAGGCTCAACCTCAATATAATGAGCCACCGATGGATTTTGATGATGACATCCCATTTTAAGCCCTGTTTTTAATATATTATAAAGACAGTATTAAATTGGAAAAAGCCGCGTTTATCGCGGCTTTTTGTTACCTAGAATTCTTAACGCTTTATTTACAACGTCAATTTATAGTATAAGTAGCAATACGGTATAATGTGAGTTGAAAAGGATTTCGTTATTCATGAGATATACCCCCACGCTAAAATTGAGCACCCGATTGGTCGCATTTGTCACAGTGATAGTTATCAGTGCGATGTTCATTCTTTTTATCGGTGGCACCCTTTCGTTCAAGCGCATCGGGCAGGAATATTTAGACCATTATTTGGTGGGAATAGTCGACGTCGTAGATAAAGAGATGGAAGATCCAGATGCTGCGTACTCAATGCAGCGTTGGATGCCTAAGATGTTGCAGGCCAGCAATATCGTTGAGATGAAACTCTCAAATAAGACGGGTATTGTTTACCGCTTCAAAGATACTTCTCCACAAATTGATCCGAATCGCCTCTATGAGAAAAGCTTCACGTTAGAGCGCAATGAAGGTTACCAAATCGAATTCAAAGCATTGCCTCCTTATATTGGTTACAACTACTCAATAGAAGCGATGTGGTCGATTACTTTAGCGGTTGCTTTGATCATTTTCTGTTTGGCTCGTGGTGTTCGATGGTTGAAAGAGCAGTTAATGGGCTCTGAAATGTTGGAAGAGCGCGGAAGGATGATCCTTGCAGGACAAGTTGAAGCGCATGCCAAAGGCGATGAGCGAGAGTGGCCCTTTACGGCAAGTGAAGCACTCGATGTGTTGATTGAAGAGCTGAAAGATGCACGCCAAGAGCGTAGCCGTTTCGATACCTTTATACGCACTCATACTTTTTTAGATAAACTTACTGGCACAGCCAACCGAGTGCTATTTGATAACAAGCTTGAATCGGCATTGCATGAAAGTGGTGCTCGTGGTGGTGTGTTGTTAATACGTATCGATGAGTGGGAACAAGTTCGTGATACCAATGATAAGCAAGTGACCGACGGCTTTATTATTGAGGTTGGTGAAGTCTTATCGAATATTGTTCAGCGCTACCCTGATGTTATTTTCTCTCGTTATTATGAGGCCGACTTTGCGGTATTTATTCCACACCAAGGAGCAAAAGATATTGCGACCTTGGCAGCTCAATGTTTAAGGCAGTTAGATAAGCTAACTCCTCCGGAGCCATTAGAGTCGGATAATTGGTGTCATATCGGCGTGACCATGTATACCGAGGGTGAGCGTCATAGCCAGATTATGGATGAGACGGAAACCGCATTAAAAAGTGCTCAGTTGGAACGCATTAATAACTGGAGCCGTTACCCTAAACAGAATAAAAATGAGCTTGATAGAGGCAGCGTCCGTTGGAGAACATTACTCGATAAAGCCCTGCTTCCTGAAAATTTGGTAATCTTTGCTCAGCGGTGTTACCTTATGCCGGAATCTGGTCAAGCTAATGAATTACATAGAGAAATATTCACTAGGATTCAGGACCCTGACAAGGGTTTATTGAAATCGTCTCGATTTATGCCTGCGGTAGAGCAAGTGGGTTATCAAGCTCAAATGGACCAATCCGTGTTGAAGGTTTTGTTGAAATCTTTGAAAGAATCAACTCAATCGATTAACTACTCGGTGAACCTGAATGTCACTCCGTTTGCGAGTAAACAGCATTTTAAGTGGTTTAGGAGTGAGTTATTACAGCTCTCAGCTCAGCATCGCTCTCAGCTGGCTTTTGAATTTCCAGAAGGTCACCTTATTGCTCATCTTGATTATATGAGACCGGTGGCAAAGATGCTGCGAGGATTAGGGTGTAAAGTCATTGTTGGTCAAGCTGGGCGAACCATAGTTAGCACGCACTACATAAAGGATTTGAAGGTTAATTATATTAAGCTTCACCGGAGCTTAATTAAGAAAATCGATCAAAGACATGAGAACCAGCTGTTTGTCCGAAGTTTAATTGGGGCATGTGGTGACTCTCCAACTCAAGTTATCGCGGTTGGGGTCGAGACAAAACAAGAAAAGAATACCTTGATAGAGTTAGGCATTAACGGCTATCAAGGGAGATATTTCGACGAAGAGCAACAAATTATTCCTTTACCTCACCAAGGTGAAAAGACAGTGAAAGCTGAATCTGTTGTTAAAGTTGGTCGAAGAAATCGATGGCGTAAGAGTAGTAGTTAAGCATGAATTTTAAAGCGATTTTAGACAAGATAAAGCCAACGAATAATAAAGGCAGCTCGCAAGTTGTCATGTTGGGCAATGATGCTGTTTATATTTCATCGACAGAGCAAGAATCTCAAGTCACTCACATCCCTGTAGTAAACGGGGACTGGGAAAGTGCACTAAAAAAATCGCTTAACAGTGAGGCTTTTACCAGCAGTAGCCTCCAATTAATAGTCTGCGCTAACTATTACCAAACTTACCAAATTGATAAACCGGACATTCCAGAGAGTGAGTGGTCGGTTGCCTTGCCTTTTTTATTGAAAGATCTTGTCGCTGAAAGAGTGACTGAGATTACAGCAAGTGCGGTCGCACTGCCGACATCAAACAAACTGCAAGTGTATGTTTTACCTAAAAAGCTGTTAGATAAGCTTTTAAACATTACTAACTCAGCGCAAGTAGAGCTTAAAGGTGTTGCTCCTGAAGATGAAATCTGGGGCTATAGTGCCGGCGAACTCTCTAATTTTATACTTCTACAACGCAGCTCAAATTCACACTTTAAGTTGGGTGCTTTTGTTGAGAATACCGTCTGCTTCCAAAGAACGATTCGCAGTGTGGTTCCACCTTTAACGGGTGTTGCATCCAGCGCACTGCAGTTAGATGGCCTTGCTTTAGAACTCCAGCGTTCGATTGACTACCTTTCTTCTCAAATCAAAGGCACTCAACTTCATCAGCTAAAAATCTGTTGTGATGAAGAGGATGAGGCAGAACTACAAAGTGCGTTAAATAATACACTGAGCTCAACGGTTTCTTTGCTCGTTGAAGGTGAGCGCGAAAACTCTGAAAGCTTGTTAGTTAAGCTCGCTGCTGAAAAAGATGCGTTTAACGTCAATCTTTATCCTGAACACCTCAAGCCGAAAAAAGAATATTTCACATTAACGAATGTTGTCGCGAGTTGGGGACTTGTCTGTGCCCTGCTTCTTGGCGGTTACTTTGTGATGCAATACCAAATATCGAATTTGGACAAAGAACTAACAGCTTTGCAACATGACTCCAATCAAGTTAACAAGCAAGTTAACCAGTTGAAGAGTAAGTTAACTGAGCATAAACCGTCTCCGGAGAAAGTCGCCGCTGTTGCCCGTCTCAAACGTGAGACTCAAGCAAAAAAAGAGGCGTTGAAGGCCGTTGGGCAATACGACGAATCCCAGCAAGTCGGGTATTCTGGCGTCATGAATTCCCTAGCTCAATTAGGCCGAAATGACATCTCTCTTTCGCACATCTATATGACCCATGACACGTTAGATATGAGTGGGTTAGCTCGCAATGCCAATGTTGTCCCTAACTGGATTGGTCAATTCAAAAATGAGCTTAATCTTGTTGGTCGCTCTTTTGAAAAACTCAAAATAGGTCGTAATGATCAAGATGTGGTGACGTTCGAGTTAAGTACTCGCAGGGAGAGTAAATAATGCAGCAGTGGAACCAGCAGAGCGATAAGTTTCTTGCATTAAGCCAAAGAGAAAAATGGCTACTTTTCGTATGTGGCTTTGTCGGTTTATCAATGCTTGTATTCACCTTATTGGTTGAGCCTGCATACCTCGACTTACAAGCAAAAAACGCTAAATCGATGAGTCTGACGCAGTCAAACCAAAGGCAACAAGGTGAGCTACTCGTTCTTCAAGCAAAGTTGAACAAAGACCCAGACAAAGAAATTAATATTGAGTACAAGAAGCTACTAGTAGAGAGCCAAGACCTTTCTCTTCAACTGTCAGAGATTGTTGATGGACTGATCACGCCTTCTCAAATGTCACAGTTATTGGAAAGTGTTCTCAATGCTGGCCATGGACTTAAGCTGGAATCCTTGGAGTCACTAAAACCAGAAGCGATTTCAAATAATAAAGAGACTAGCGAGTACTCAGGCTACTTTCTTCACCCTGTGAGAATGGAACTAACAGGCAGCTACTTTGATATTTCAGCTTACCTTCAAGCCCTTGAGTCTCTTCCAGTGAGTTATTACTGGCGTACGTTTGAGTATTCAGTAGAAGAATATCCTAAAGCTCGACTTGTGTTCGAGGTTTACACACTTGGTACCAGACAGGAGTTTATCGGTGGTTAGAACTCTATTGTTGTCCTTGCTGTTTAGTAGCTCCTTAGTTTGGGCTGAGCAAGATCCAACGGCGCCATTAGGTTGGCTTTCACCTCAACAAAAAACAGCGCCAGCTAAAAAGGCGCCAGTTCAATATCGCTTACCGTCTCTAGAGAGCATTGTTTGCAAGGGGGATACACCTTGTTATGCGATTATGAATGGTCAAATTCTCGGTCAAGGGGAAACGATCAGAGGGTACCGAGTTAAGAACATAGATCCAGAATACGTCACTCTGCAGAGAAGCTCTAAGCAGTGGAAATTAGAGATGTTCTCTTTAGATGTTAAGAATAATTAAGGTTAGAGTGAAGACATGCGTAAACTTGTAGTAGCAATCCTAGTGTCATCTTTAGTCGGCTGTTCGATGGGGCATCGCGATCCTGTTGAAATAAAAGAGTCTTTGAATGAATCAATTAATGAAGCTAACAGTAAAGCGCTTCATGAGCTTCCTTCATCAGTACAAGATGATCTTATGCCTCAACTCGATTCGGACTCTGTATCGCCAGGAATGGAAACGGTAAAGCGTTTTCGCATTCAGGCTAAAGGCGTTGAAGCGAGAACCTTCTTTGCAAGCTTAGTGAAAGGCACTGAGTACAGTGCCGCTATTCACCCAAGTGTGTCGGGAAACCTTACGCTTAATCTAACCGACGT from Vibrio pomeroyi encodes the following:
- the csrD gene encoding RNase E specificity factor CsrD, with the translated sequence MRYTPTLKLSTRLVAFVTVIVISAMFILFIGGTLSFKRIGQEYLDHYLVGIVDVVDKEMEDPDAAYSMQRWMPKMLQASNIVEMKLSNKTGIVYRFKDTSPQIDPNRLYEKSFTLERNEGYQIEFKALPPYIGYNYSIEAMWSITLAVALIIFCLARGVRWLKEQLMGSEMLEERGRMILAGQVEAHAKGDEREWPFTASEALDVLIEELKDARQERSRFDTFIRTHTFLDKLTGTANRVLFDNKLESALHESGARGGVLLIRIDEWEQVRDTNDKQVTDGFIIEVGEVLSNIVQRYPDVIFSRYYEADFAVFIPHQGAKDIATLAAQCLRQLDKLTPPEPLESDNWCHIGVTMYTEGERHSQIMDETETALKSAQLERINNWSRYPKQNKNELDRGSVRWRTLLDKALLPENLVIFAQRCYLMPESGQANELHREIFTRIQDPDKGLLKSSRFMPAVEQVGYQAQMDQSVLKVLLKSLKESTQSINYSVNLNVTPFASKQHFKWFRSELLQLSAQHRSQLAFEFPEGHLIAHLDYMRPVAKMLRGLGCKVIVGQAGRTIVSTHYIKDLKVNYIKLHRSLIKKIDQRHENQLFVRSLIGACGDSPTQVIAVGVETKQEKNTLIELGINGYQGRYFDEEQQIIPLPHQGEKTVKAESVVKVGRRNRWRKSSS
- a CDS encoding MSHA biogenesis protein MshI; the protein is MNFKAILDKIKPTNNKGSSQVVMLGNDAVYISSTEQESQVTHIPVVNGDWESALKKSLNSEAFTSSSLQLIVCANYYQTYQIDKPDIPESEWSVALPFLLKDLVAERVTEITASAVALPTSNKLQVYVLPKKLLDKLLNITNSAQVELKGVAPEDEIWGYSAGELSNFILLQRSSNSHFKLGAFVENTVCFQRTIRSVVPPLTGVASSALQLDGLALELQRSIDYLSSQIKGTQLHQLKICCDEEDEAELQSALNNTLSSTVSLLVEGERENSESLLVKLAAEKDAFNVNLYPEHLKPKKEYFTLTNVVASWGLVCALLLGGYFVMQYQISNLDKELTALQHDSNQVNKQVNQLKSKLTEHKPSPEKVAAVARLKRETQAKKEALKAVGQYDESQQVGYSGVMNSLAQLGRNDISLSHIYMTHDTLDMSGLARNANVVPNWIGQFKNELNLVGRSFEKLKIGRNDQDVVTFELSTRRESK
- a CDS encoding single-stranded DNA-binding protein, whose product is MASRGVNKVILVGNLGNDPEIRYMPNGGAVANITIATSESWRDKATGEQREKTEWHRVALFGKLAEVAGEYLRKGSQVYIEGQLQTRKWQDQSGQDRYTTEVVVQGFNGVMQMLGGRAQGGAPAQGGMGNNQQQGGWGQPQQPQQQQQYSAPAQQQKAPQQQAPQQAQPQYNEPPMDFDDDIPF
- the pilO gene encoding type 4a pilus biogenesis protein PilO, which produces MQQWNQQSDKFLALSQREKWLLFVCGFVGLSMLVFTLLVEPAYLDLQAKNAKSMSLTQSNQRQQGELLVLQAKLNKDPDKEINIEYKKLLVESQDLSLQLSEIVDGLITPSQMSQLLESVLNAGHGLKLESLESLKPEAISNNKETSEYSGYFLHPVRMELTGSYFDISAYLQALESLPVSYYWRTFEYSVEEYPKARLVFEVYTLGTRQEFIGG
- a CDS encoding MSHA biogenesis protein MshK; its protein translation is MVRTLLLSLLFSSSLVWAEQDPTAPLGWLSPQQKTAPAKKAPVQYRLPSLESIVCKGDTPCYAIMNGQILGQGETIRGYRVKNIDPEYVTLQRSSKQWKLEMFSLDVKNN